Below is a genomic region from Nitrosopumilus sp. b3.
TTTTTCAATGTTGGAATTGCTGAAGCAAATTTAGTTACAATTTCTGCAGGTCTGGCAGCTTCTGGAAAGATTTCTTTTGCAAGTACATATGCTATTTTTTTACCGGGAAGGGCAGTTGATCAAATTCGAAATAATGTTGCATACCCTTCACCTCCTAATAAAAAGGGGCTAAATGTAAAATTAGTTTCATCACATGGTGGTTTATCTGTTGGACCTGATGGAGGTTCTCATCAACAAATAGAAGATATTGCAATAATGAGAGTAATTCCAAATTTTAGAGTTTTAATTCCAGCTGATACTATTGCAGTTTCTAAATTAACTCTATTGATGGCAAAAGAATATGGTCCATTTTACATGAGGATGGCAAGATCTAAAACTCCATTAGTTCATTCAGATTCTCAAGAATTTCAAATTGGAAAAGGTATTACACTAAGAGATGGCTCTGACTGCACTATTGCAGCTTGTGGAATAACAGTCCGTATGGCCTTAGAGGCAGCTGATTCTTTACAACAAGAAGGTATTTCGTGTAGAGTTTTAGATATGTTTTCAATTAAACCAATTGATAATGAACTTTTAGAAAAAGCTGCACGTGAAACAGGATTTATTGTAACTACTGAAGAACATAACATTTTTGGAGGAATGGGCTCTGCAGTTTCAGAATCTGTTTCTGAATCATATCCTGTCCCAATAAAGAGAATTGGTGCCCAAGATATGTTTGGCGAATCTGCACGAGACAATGAGGTTCCATTACTCTTGGAAAAACATGGAATAACATCTTTTAATATAGCAAAACAAGTCAAAGAAATTAGGAGCAAAAAACTATGAAAATTTTTCTTGACACTGCTAATCTAGAATCAATTAAAAAATTCAATGATATGGGATTGCTTGATGGAATCACAACGAATCCATCTCTTATGTCTAAGGAAGGTGGAAATCCTAAAAATGCAATGGAAGAAATCACAAAAATTATCAAAGGTGATGTAAGTTTAGAAGTTGTAAGTACCAATCATTCTGGAATGATTGAAGAAGGTAAACGACTTCGTGAATATGGAGATAATGTTGTGGTTAAAGTTCCTATGACTCCTGATGGACTCAAAGCCTGTAAAACACTTTCATCTGAAAAAATCCCTGTAAATGTTACACTGATTTTTTCTGCCAACCAAGCTTTACTTGCGGCAAAGTCTGGTGCAAAATATGTCAGTCCATTTATTGGACGATTAGATGATGTCGGTCAGGATGGTATGAATCTAATTAAAGAAATTAAAGAAATTTTCTCAAATTATCATTTTGAAACTCAAATCCTTGTTGCAAGTGTTCGTCATCCAGTACATGTTGTAGATGCTGCAAAAATTGGAGCAGATGTAGTGACTTTACCTCCAGCTGTTCTTGATAAGATGTTACAACATCCTTTAACAAAAATTGGCTTGGATAACTTTCTTGCAGATTGGGAAAAACTAAAAGCTGGTAATCCTGATATCAACATCTAAACTAAAAATATCAAAAATAAAATTTGAGGATTTTCTATCCTGAACCTTTGTTTCTACTCTTTCTTGAACTAGTTCCTCTACCTGTGCTTCGAGTCATTCCTTCTGTAGAAGGTCTTGCTTTTGGTTCAGGCATGTCGCCCAATTTTCTTGAACCTGTTCCTCTTCCGGTGTGAACCATTCTGTTTGCTGCTGCTTTCTTCCTAGCTTCTTGGATTTTTCTATATTCATCTCCTGACCATTTAGTAGGATCATCGTCAACTTCAATAGTTCCTGTACCTCTACCGGTTCGTATTCTGATTTTCCCCATATTTTAGATTAAAATATCTCATATTTATCTAAGCTTCTTTTTTTAGATCTACGGTATTTTTCAAAATGGATTAAAAACATAATCTATTTTTGTTACAGATCAAAGTAAATCCATATAAAATTTAAAATTATTTTCCTAACTACTAATCCAGCCTAATTTTCTAAAGTAAGCAAACATCAGAATTGCCGGAATTGCTGATGCAAGGATTATGATGATAAATGATGTAAATGGACCTAGAAACATCAAATCTTCACCCATTCCACCTGGAAGATTAACATTCATTCCATAAAATGTACCAATAACAGTTGCTGGTATTGCTAATGTGAAGATAATTGTTAATACTCCTAAAACTTTGTTTGTTTTTTCTGTACTTAACACAAAGTCTGTATCTTTGTAAATTTCCATAGTTTCCCTTGATTCTTCTAATGTTTCAATCACCTTATCGATGTGATCAATTACATCATCAAAATACAATGTAAGTTCGTCAAGTTCTCTATCTGAATATCTGTCAATATTTTTTGCAATTTCTAATACAAATTTCTTTAATGGGTTTGCAATTCTTCTTAATCTGTTAATTTCCCTTCTTAAAAGTGAAATGCTTCTTGCAACAGATTTTCTTTCATCAAATACTCTGTCTTCCATCTCATCTAGATTTGCAATAATTTTTCTAGATGTGTGCAAAAGATCATCTACTAACACATCTATTATTTCATGCAGTAAATGTCCTGGGGATTTTTCTAATAGTCTCTTTTTTCTTTCCTGATCTGAGTCATTAAGGCATAATTCAACTAATTCTACTAATGGATTTAGATCTCCTTGATGTATAGTGATTAGAAAATCTTTACCAACAAAAATAGATAATTGACTATTTTTGGATATTCCTACTTTTTGTGAAAGTGGTGGAAAATGCAAAATTACAAAGAAATGATCATCATAACTATCAAGTTTTGGAAGTTCAAATTTTGTCAAACAGTCTTCTAGGTTAAGTGTATTGAGATTGTAATCTTTAGCAATTTGTTCCATTAGACCTCTGTCTGGATTCTGAAGATCTAACCAAGTAAATTTCTCTCCTTGGATTTTTTCTGTTTTACCTGCATTGACATCTTCTTCTTGGGCTCTTTTTCCTGATCGCAATTTTTTAGTAATGAATCCTTTTTTCAAGTTGAAAAATACCCTGATACAACAAATTTAAAGCGATCGGCTTTATTTTATTGAAAAATCACTATTACTGAAAATTAAACATGTTTTGAAATTGAGCCTACTTGAATGGAAGCAAATAGTTCATTCCAACCCATGTTAATCCAATTGCAATTGCCATTGCTACCCACCATAATCTCATATTACAAATTTCACCTAGTCAATAATAAATCTACAGTCTAATTACCAGCTAAAAGATTATTACAGGATAAACAAAGTTTCTTCCTTGTGGCCTTCGTAGTACAGTGGTTAGTATAGAGGATTGTGGATCCTCGGACAGGAGTTCGATTCCCCTCGAGGGCCCATCATACTTTTAGAATATTCCAAATTTGCTAGATT
It encodes:
- a CDS encoding transketolase C-terminal domain-containing protein, encoding MNDPVMTDMRSAYSKSLVQIGKENPNVVVLGADTTDSLKTSDFGREFPDRFFNVGIAEANLVTISAGLAASGKISFASTYAIFLPGRAVDQIRNNVAYPSPPNKKGLNVKLVSSHGGLSVGPDGGSHQQIEDIAIMRVIPNFRVLIPADTIAVSKLTLLMAKEYGPFYMRMARSKTPLVHSDSQEFQIGKGITLRDGSDCTIAACGITVRMALEAADSLQQEGISCRVLDMFSIKPIDNELLEKAARETGFIVTTEEHNIFGGMGSAVSESVSESYPVPIKRIGAQDMFGESARDNEVPLLLEKHGITSFNIAKQVKEIRSKKL
- the fsa gene encoding fructose-6-phosphate aldolase, producing MKIFLDTANLESIKKFNDMGLLDGITTNPSLMSKEGGNPKNAMEEITKIIKGDVSLEVVSTNHSGMIEEGKRLREYGDNVVVKVPMTPDGLKACKTLSSEKIPVNVTLIFSANQALLAAKSGAKYVSPFIGRLDDVGQDGMNLIKEIKEIFSNYHFETQILVASVRHPVHVVDAAKIGADVVTLPPAVLDKMLQHPLTKIGLDNFLADWEKLKAGNPDINI
- a CDS encoding magnesium transporter CorA family protein, which translates into the protein MKKGFITKKLRSGKRAQEEDVNAGKTEKIQGEKFTWLDLQNPDRGLMEQIAKDYNLNTLNLEDCLTKFELPKLDSYDDHFFVILHFPPLSQKVGISKNSQLSIFVGKDFLITIHQGDLNPLVELVELCLNDSDQERKKRLLEKSPGHLLHEIIDVLVDDLLHTSRKIIANLDEMEDRVFDERKSVARSISLLRREINRLRRIANPLKKFVLEIAKNIDRYSDRELDELTLYFDDVIDHIDKVIETLEESRETMEIYKDTDFVLSTEKTNKVLGVLTIIFTLAIPATVIGTFYGMNVNLPGGMGEDLMFLGPFTSFIIIILASAIPAILMFAYFRKLGWISS